The DNA region CCCACCGCTTACCCTCAGTAACCGGGATGTCAAGGAACTGCTGCTGGAGCGAGGCATCGTCGTCACCCGCGAGTCCATCTGCACGTGGTGCATGAGATTCAGCGACCTGTTCGCGCTGGGTCGCAGTCGTCGGGAGCTACGATGTGGCTCTCGATGGCACCTTGACGAGATGTGCGTGGACATCGCTGGGGTCAAACAGTGGCTGTGGCGGGCTGTCGACGAACATGGAGCCGTGCTGGGCGTCTTCCTCCAGCAACACCGCGACACTGGGGCCGTCAGGTCGTTCTTCCAACGACTGTTGGGGGACTACGACGTGCCGGACATAATCCACACCGACAAGCTCTGGAGGTACGGCGCTGCCTGACGCGAACGTCCCGTGCTCCACGCGTGGAGCACGTCCAAGTCGTGTCTACCGCTCGCTGCAACAACATCATCTGGGAGGCCACCGTATCGCTATGAGCTGGAGTGGCCGCTGCTGGCGGGCGGACGCGTCACCGTGCTGGATGACCGCATGTTCCGGGAGTGTGAGGGTCAGGAGCAGGTGCCGGGGGCGACCGTTCGAGGGGCGGCTGTCGCGGCTGGACGCAGGTGGTGAGCGCCCGGCGCGGGTGTACATCCGGGTGCACGTCGCTGGAGCAAGCGTGGACTTGCTCGTGCCAGTGCTGCAGCTTGGCAGCGACGCGCGGGGCCGCCTGTACCACGTGGGTACGGAGGCGTGACCGTGTGTTGCCCATTTCTACTGTCTCAAGAACTTGATATGATAACCAAACCTCTGCTACTTTCCTCCCCTCTACCCATCCCAACACGCGTCAGCCTGTGCTTCAGCGTGTTGGAGATGTAATTCGTTTGGAGGAGCGTACGACCTAGATGCTCAGGTGGAGTCCACGTGACCCAGGATGAACCCACGCGAATGACACAGACAAGCCCTCATCATCGTGCGTCGTCTCGGCGTGATTTCCTCAGCGAGGCTGCCTCGGATGGCTGCGCACGTCTCAGATATCGTCTCCATGGGCCACCCCAGGCACCTCTCCTCTGCCCTGCTCCAGCCTAGGCATGTGCTTGGTTAAAGACGGGGTAGGCGTCGGGGTGGGGCATGCCCTCTTCCGCGGTGATCATATCCAATTACAGATGCGTAGGATGAGAAGATTCGCGTTGATTGTCCTTGGTCGCACTCGCCAAAGATCCACCGGCCTGTACCCGCTGGTAATTCTGCCGTCTGGTGTCCCGCTGGATTTCAGCTGCCAGGGCCGTCCGGTCTCGCCAAACGTGGCGCTGGCTCTGGCCCGAAAGTGCGGCAGCCCGGGCGGGCGGAGCATGTGGGCCAACGGCCTGACGGCGCTGACCCTGCTGGCAGAAGATCCGGGCAGTAACCAAGGGCGAAGCTGGGCAAGCTTCGCCGGAACAGCCTTGAAACGACCACAGGACACCCGAGAAAGCCACGTCTGACCCTTCGACCGAAGGAGTGCACGTGCCGTTCATTGGCCGTAATGCAAGATAACCACGAGCTCATCTCCGCGAACAGCTCAGCTGTTGAGTTGACCATGATGCCCCTCTCGCGACGAGGCTCGTGGGATCACCACACCCTCTGCACCGGGAACATGCCCAACACCGTGTCCGCACTGAGGATGGGGACGCCCTCCAGGGTCGCCTGCGCGGCAAGCATCCGGTCGAAGGGATCGCGGTGCGGCAGGTTCCACTGGCCAGCCAGCCGGGCGTGCGCATGCATGATGGGCAGTTCCTCAGCACGCAGATGTTCGAGAAATGTGGCGTAGAGCGCGTCGTCGAGGAAGGGCGCAACCTCCGGCCATTTGCCGAGGTGATGCTTGATACTCATCTCCCAGGTGCTGACGGCGCTGACGAGCAGGGTGTTCTCAGGAGCGCGCACCACAGCGTGCGCGGCCGGACTCAGGCGCGAAGGGTCACCGACAGCCCACGCGAAGGTGTGCGTGTCAAGGAGATACCGCACGAACCCTACGCTTCCTCGAAGTCGCGCACGGTGTCCGCATCTGCGGGCTCAGTTAGATCAGACGTAAACGCGATGGGATAGAACCCCAGCGGCCGCTCCTGCGGCGGCGCAGCCGGCCCCAAGCGGGCCAGGGGATGGCCATAGCGGGTAATCACGATCTCCTCTCCCCTGGCGGCCGCGTCCACCAGGCTTGACAGGTGGGTTTTGGCCTCATTGAGATTCCAGCTCTTCATGATGTTAGTTTACATAAGTTGGT from Deinococcus metalli includes:
- a CDS encoding type II toxin-antitoxin system VapC family toxin is translated as MRYLLDTHTFAWAVGDPSRLSPAAHAVVRAPENTLLVSAVSTWEMSIKHHLGKWPEVAPFLDDALYATFLEHLRAEELPIMHAHARLAGQWNLPHRDPFDRMLAAQATLEGVPILSADTVLGMFPVQRVW
- a CDS encoding type II toxin-antitoxin system Phd/YefM family antitoxin — protein: MKSWNLNEAKTHLSSLVDAAARGEEIVITRYGHPLARLGPAAPPQERPLGFYPIAFTSDLTEPADADTVRDFEEA